In Carassius carassius chromosome 2, fCarCar2.1, whole genome shotgun sequence, the DNA window tactgtcagcaacacatccagaccgtcaggttccatcaccacgcccactcgttcccgatcacccgccttctgatcacctgcacctgccgcTCCTCATCAACGCACCTCCATATATACACAGCACTTTCATCAGAACACTGTCAGATCTACTCGTAAGACACTGGACTCAAACTACTCTCTTCTACCACAGTATTATCTACCAGTCTTCCCGCCGTTCTGTTTGTCTACAAGTtaagtttgttcctgttttatgtttgcttttgcattatttcttatgatgtgatttatgttctgaatgaaacctttctgttttgagtttatcctttattattaaatacatctctaagttcatttacatctctctctttcttccctctgAGCGTGACAGAAATATCCTGAACATAAGGATACAGAGCAAACATAAGCAAATAACCTATGCTAGTCAAGGATAATAGAGTTtatttgtgtgggtgtgtgtgaggcTTTAAAAATCATTTGAGTAGTTTATTAGTACCTGTTTGTCATTCTGTGATTCTAGTACTACAGAGTGTTGACATCAATGTGTGCCATAAACCTCCAGACACAAAATGTAGGTAAGCTTACCCTGGTCTGATTAATCTGTATCATccctattgttattattattactttttttttgtagatagtcAGTGTTTTCTGATCATAAATAGTCAAAATGTTGAATATTTGCGATTTGTGAATGGGGTGCCTCTTCCGAGCAAATTCAgtcactcttaacacacctcagaCCACAggaaaatctgataaaataatctttatgagTCACTCCTCGTGTACATTGAGGCCATCTGGTGGTGGAAATGATAAATAAGCCAAAACAAATGTGAAATAATTAACTGAAACATGCTGTAGATTGATCTGCCTTTAAACATCACTGCAGATGTCAACAGTGaaataatgaaacattttatAATGACATGATTTTCTCATCCTCCTATTACTTAAACATGTCTGTATTTGCagacatttatttctgtaaaacaTATTCAATCATGccctattgtttttaaataacattttatatacagtTAATTTTATAACTAAGTTAATTTTATAAAGGCCTTTACACATTCTGAAAGCTCATCTTCATGTTTAGTTATGTTTAGTTCGTTCTTGTGTTAATGTAAGCTTGATCAACCTGTTTTGCGGCGGAAGTGTGTAtgaggaagagaagagaaagaaagaagggagGAGCAAAAGTTAGCTGTTGAATGTTTACCTAGCTTTAAACAATTTACGCCTGCTTTACCTTTTATGTGTATCACACATATGATTTAAAACTAAACTCGATACATTTATTGCATGTTAGGTCTTGTTTAGTTTCTATCATCTCAGTGTAAAGCACAAGTTCCTGTGTTTTGAGCTGGACATGTGGAAGCTGAGCTGCTGTGTTCATCATTAGGATGCAGAACACGAGAGCTTCGATCAGGACTGCAGAAAGGTTGGTCTagtgttaatagtgagaatgtgcatgtgtgttcacgtgcttgtgtgtgtgctctATATGTAGGCTAATGTACGGTTTGCATTAAGCTGTTATTAGAGTAGTGTCGCGAGTGCAAGTAGTGACGCACAAACAAGGGGCGTGGTCTCCATTTTAAATGATACATATATCTACACATGGACGGTTTTTGTTTCAGTCTTCTGCGTTTTCTATTGAATTGTACTGTACACATGGCAGGGTTTTCCCAATGGTATAGGCTACTGGGGGAATACACTACATTGTAGCTGTTGTAACAAGTCACGCTGCCTGATAAACAGCTGTTCATGCATAAAAATctgaatttaataataacaatcaccatttgtattcatttatttatttattttattattattttttttattattattttttctaataaaagGCCTTGAAAATATATCTGAAAAAAGGCATTACAAGGGAGtttcgaaaaaaaaaagaagtgaatatttgtgttattttctaATGAAGATGTGTTATTTCTTTATCAAGAGAAATAGGCAGAGTTTAACAAGAATACACAGCGAAGTATTCATCATTGTGCAGCCCACTGGAAAATCTAGAGGGAACCGTGAGGCGATGTCTTCTAAACGAAACCGAAACCAGACCCAGTAAACTATTAACACACTTTCGTGACGTAATGCCGCTTTGACTGTCGGGTAGAAGTCTGCCTTGGAGCTCGCGCTCAGTAGCCTACACATCATGAAGGGGGCGCGCGAGAGCACGCTTCTGAAAGCTAAAATGACGGACATAAACAAATGTTATGTATTGATGGTGTAATGaaactgaataaatgtaataaatgattaTATGTTTAGCAGATAACTGATGAGTTGTGAAggttctctgtgtgctgtatacatgagataaaatgtatgtgtacactTATgtttagaataaaatgttttacctcaatttttatcgataaatactgattaattattatattattaattaagtaaTGATTCCTTATTATATATCCATTTTAAAATCGATGAAAActgattaattataatttatattaattgcaTTGGTTATCATCTTGGTAGTAAATAGCTAATTCTGTAATGAGAATAAATAAATTGCTGGATGCACTcggaaataaaaacaaactggAGATCTAGCAAACATATAATTGATCAAAAACctcataatttaatattttactgaTAATTGTATTATGTGATAACCTGATATATCGGTGAATGTGTTGTTTTCTTATTCACAGAAGCAATGTCATCAACTATTCAGCCCCGCCGACGAAACAGCAAGGATGTTCCTCCCAGACTGGCGTAAGAGATTGTTGTTACTAATTTACTCATTTGATTCAGAGAATCAAAATAATTAGttgtttaactaaaatgaaattatttaccATATTGCCTATGAGTTGTTAATAAATGATGGCAGGAGAAAACTACAAGAAAAATATCAACCTTCTCAAgctgcagacaaaaaaaaaaacagagagagagaagacgaCTCAGTGTTTGGAAATGAACAAAAATTATATgttgatttaaaatatgaattcatTATAGTTTTGCCTTTGTTCAGGACTGAAACAACATTAACAGTCATAAACAACCACGAACCGGTCACTGCAAATCATCTGTCCCTATAGACTAGATTATAACTGATTGAGATCATAACATGATGCTGAATCCATTCTGTCTCTTGTAGATCACATCACGATGCCATCCTCATGAATCCAGGTCCTCCAGCACTTTACCGACTGAACACAGACAGAAAATATATTGATGGCAATCAGAAAAAGGTGAGACGATGGACATATGGAAAAAGAGACCGAAACAAGCAGAACAAAGTCATCCTGCTGGTGGGAGAAACCGGAGCTGGGAAAACCACCCTCATCAACACCATGATCAACTACTTCCTCGGAGTGAAGTTTGAGGATGAAGAGTTTTACCAAatcacagaagaagaagaagaagaagaagacatagAAGAGTCATTAACCCAGACAGCTGAGATCACTGTTCATGAGGTGTTTGTCGAAGAAAACCCAACATCTCTGACCATCATTGACACTCCAGGATACGCAAACACTGACGGATacgagaaagacagagagatctCTGAGTATCTGAGCAGATTATTCTCAGATGAGGATGGGATTCATTATATTGATGCAGTGTGTTTTGTGATGAAGGCGACTCAGAATCGACTCTCTGGAAAAGAGCTTTACATATTTCACTCAGTTCTGTCTCTGTTTGGTAGAGATATAGAGAACAACATAGTGATTCTGTTCACACATTCAGATGGACGGCATCCAAGAGATGCTCTCAGTGCCATTAAGAAAGCCCAGATTCCCTGCAGAAGAGATGGGAAAAAACAAGCCGTTCATTTCTTATTCAACAACCAGCAGAAAGAGAAAAGAGACAAACAGTGTGAGAGTGTTTTGAATTCCACCTGGGAGATGGGAGACGAAAGCATGAGGGAGATTTTGACACTCCTGGAAGAGAAGAACAGAAAAAGTCTTCAGATGACATTAGATGTTCTGAAAGAGCGAAGACGACTTGAGGCCTGTGTCTCGAATCTGAAGAAGCGAATCTGTGAGGAGGAGCTGAAAACGAAAGAACTGACTGGGATTCAGGATGCCATTAAAGAGCACAgagacaagattcagaaatgtgaaAACTTTCAGTTTACAGTCAGAACATCTGTCAAAGAGAAAGTCTCCACAGATGATGAGTGGTGGTGGAGCAGAAACCAAACCTGCTGCAATGTCTGTGAGGAGAACTGTCATAAGAAATGCTGGGAAGAACCTTCAAGCTGTGAAGTCATGAAAAAAAACCACTGCACTGTGTGTACAGGAAAGTGTCATTACAGTGAACACGTCAGGGAGAATAAAAAATATGTGGTGAAGACAAAGACCATCACAATGACATTTCACGAGCTTAAACTGGAGTATGAACGCACTGGTGAAAAGCCGAAAACcatctttgataaaaaaatatatgaaaatatttcaaACGAACATGAAAGAAATAAGAAAGAATCTGAGAATAAAACAGAAGTAGAAGAGAAACTGGTCAGTGATCTGGAGAAGATTAAAAATGACAAGTCCAACCTGCTGCATGAAGCTTATATCATCGTTGTGAGTCTGTCTGAAATCGCACTGAAAGCAGACAGCGCTTTCACTCTTCAACATCTGGATTTCTTGATTGACAGACTGAAGGAGGAGGGAAAGGATGAATGGATGAAGTACCTGAAGGATCTGAGGAAAACTGGAGAAGAACAGAAAAATAAGGGGGCTTTACATCATGTGATGGATTTCACTGGGAAAAATTGCAACCGATTTGACAATCGTGTAGCaggtaaaataatgataataataataaaacaaaatgcaacaAATCTGAAAAGACAAGATGAAAAAGCCCAACAGATGTAGATACATCTGAGAAAATATTTCACTTAAAAAAGTTCCATTAAGAAATaacttttatgttttgtaaaataagATTATCAAGAGTCAAAAAGAATGCATTACACTAAATTATCAcataataacgtgtgtgtgtatatatatatatatatgtgtgtgtgtgtgtgtgcagaaattACACTGAGAGATCATTTCAGCAATGATACCAATGTTTCTATCATGTGACTTACGTCCTTGTTCCGTCCAAAACACACATTCAGTTTTGGCAATGTGCAAACTACACAAGAAGTCgtatttccatttttattattattaaggaggATTATTTATAGTGTTAATAGTGTAAAAAGTGCATGTAATATTATCTGAAAAAAGAACCTTTATATTAATTCTGTGTTTTCTTTATAGTTATATAGTTATGAGATAAtcctataaaaatgtataatttatcaaattttttattattattattttttttttattgcagcagCAACGGCAGCATCCATACATCACCACCGGCGCAAAAGCATGGATGAACCTCCCGAAATAATGTGAGAAAACATTGCTACACATTGATTCAGAAGActggtgcttaaaaaaaaaacatacattattaTATCATGgtgcaatattaataaaatatctcTTGAACTTAATACACTGCCTGCCAAAAAAAGTCAGTAAGTTTCAGTAAGCAAACACTTTAAATGTTaggatttaatatttttttttgcatgcagtaATCAATGTTTCTGGTGTGTTGTATGTTTGGCACCAATTCTTTCAACCCTTACTGATGCGGTGTGTACATCTTCATTTCTTAAACAACCACACTGGAAGATGTACATATGCCAGACAATGTCAAGATTTATTGGACCCAAATAGTGAAATAGTGGTTCAGTAAGCATGAGGAATCATTTTCATTTATGAACTGGTCCACCACAGAGTCCTGATCTTTACAGAGTGCTTCGACTTTCCAAATCTCGAAACAAGATCTCGACCCATGAATGTTCTTGATGGAGGTAAATGTTGTGACATTGCATAATGTTGTCGAAACAATGCCATAATGAAAGCACAATGTTACACGAAGCTAAAGGCCGTCCAAGAGTGTGTGACTTTTTTTGGACAGGCAGTATATTTCGAATAAAGTATCATAAGTAACATCTGCTAATCAGCAAATATGGTTACCGttaataaaaaagtgtttgtattcaaaattgtaaaatatattggcTAATTATAAGCTCTTAATATTTCTTTTCTCTAGAGCCGGAGTTACTCGTCTCAAAGATGAATTTATTGAGCTCTACGATAAAGATCACCCTCAGCTTCAGCAGTGCACAGAGAGACTGTGTCATATCATCAATAAGTTTGAAAATGATTGCAGATTTGCCTCTGAAGGCTCTAGATTAGCAGGATGGGGGGGCATAGCTGGATCTGCTGCTATAGCTGCAGGATTAGCTTTAGCTCCATTTACTGGAGGGgctttttttgttgctgttgtggTTTTTCTTCTTTTCGCTATATGTATATTCATAAGTGCTCGAAGTATAAGTGTAAACTGCAGCTCGAAGAAAAAGCGCCAGATGACAGGGTTAAGAAAAGGCATTGAATCTGAACTGAAGGGATTTCGGGATAAAATCAGCCCTATGGCTGAAAAGATGAAAGACATTCTTGAGCGCACTGAGACAATATTGGGAGAGCAAGATGCCACATGGATAGAAGACGTTACTGAACTGACCAAGCAGGTGTCTGAAACTATGGCTTTAATTTCAGAAGTTTATGGTGGGTTCAGCTTTGTGTTTAACATGATGTCATCTGAAAACACCAGGACACTCGATGACATGGACAAACTAGCAGATACATACATAGATGCAGAAATAGATGAAAGTGAGATGAACACAAAGGCTGGGAAATTCATTGTTAAAATGAGGAACTTAATTGATCAGTTACAAAACATTGTTAATGAACTTGAGAAAACAAAAGACAAACTAGCAGTTTATTAGAATACAAACTGAAAACTGAGGCAAGTTATTGCTCGATCCAGCTGAATCATCAATTCATCTAGTGACCAGCCTCGCATTACAGTTAATAAAGTCAAGCCACCTTTATTTTTGTAGTGCAGACCAGGGTGTAGAATTGGGGTAGGGGGAGACTACCAAACTGTCCCTAGTAATCATTTTTATCAAACAATTACATATATGTAAATTCATTCTAACATGTTACAAACAGAAAATCAGTTTTATATTGAGCTGCTATGGTTTTTGTGTGACATGATACCATGTAACTCTCACACAGTGACACAGCAAGTTTTCACTTCAAAACAACCattttttgagggaaaaaaagtaTAGTTTACATTGCTGAACTCTgttggtcatttaacatttctataaaACAGTTgtcaaataataaatgtttcgcTACTTCTGTCTTATCACTTCAGCTGGAATTCACTCTCTATTTTGGTGAACAGAAACCCTGCTTACTTTGATCTGCCAAAAATGCATTTCTCAAACATATTTTTTCTCCTCAATGTTGTCAGTCCAGTTGCATCGTTCAGGttgaatctataaaaaaaaaaaaaaaaaacttgttaaatGTTGTTATACTACATTTTAGTCAAAGTTAAATCTTCCGGTTTCAAAGCAAAGTTAACAGTGCAAAGctttttacatgaaaaataattaaaaacctaAATTACGTGGCCTTGAAATCCTGTGTTGAGGAAACAGCacccatttctcgtggccacacatttaatgcgtaaacaaacctgcgtgacaaCAGCAACCTGGGGTTATCAGAGAtgaattcataaatattttaaatttagaagTATATTAATC includes these proteins:
- the LOC132099604 gene encoding uncharacterized protein LOC132099604 isoform X2, which gives rise to MSSTIQPRRRNSKDVPPRLASHHDAILMNPGPPALYRLNTDRKYIDGNQKKVRRWTYGKRDRNKQNKVILLVGETGAGKTTLINTMINYFLGVKFEDEEFYQITEEEEEEEDIEESLTQTAEITVHEVFVEENPTSLTIIDTPGYANTDGYEKDREISEYLSRLFSDEDGIHYIDAVCFVMKATQNRLSGKELYIFHSVLSLFGRDIENNIVILFTHSDGRHPRDALSAIKKAQIPCRRDGKKQAVHFLFNNQQKEKRDKQCESVLNSTWEMGDESMREILTLLEEKNRKSLQMTLDVLKERRRLEACVSNLKKRICEEELKTKELTGIQDAIKEHRDKIQKCENFQFTVRTSVKEKVSTDDEWWWSRNQTCCNVCEENCHKKCWEEPSSCEVMKKNHCTVCTGKCHYSEHVRENKKYVVKTKTITMTFHELKLEYERTGEKPKTIFDKKIYENISNEHERNKKESENKTEVEEKLVSDLEKIKNDKSNLLHEAYIIVVSLSEIALKADSAFTLQHLDFLIDRLKEEGKDEWMKYLKDLRKTGEEQKNKGALHHVMDFTGKNCNRFDNRVAATAASIHHHRRKSMDEPPEIIAGVTRLKDEFIELYDKDHPQLQQCTERLCHIINKFENDCRFASEGSRLAGWGGIAGSAAIAAGLALAPFTGGAFFVAVVVFLLFAICIFISARSISVNCSSKKKRQMTGLRKGIESELKGFRDKISPMAEKMKDILERTETILGEQDATWIEDVTELTKQVSETMALISEVYGGFSFVFNMMSSENTRTLDDMDKLADTYIDAEIDESEMNTKAGKFIVKMRNLIDQLQNIVNELEKTKDKLAVY
- the LOC132099604 gene encoding uncharacterized protein LOC132099604 isoform X1, with product MSSTIQPRRRNSKDVPPRLASHHDAILMNPGPPALYRLNTDRKYIDGNQKKVRRWTYGKRDRNKQNKVILLVGETGAGKTTLINTMINYFLGVKFEDEEFYQITEEEEEEEDIEESLTQTAEITVHEVFVEENPTSLTIIDTPGYANTDGYEKDREISEYLSRLFSDEDGIHYIDAVCFVMKATQNRLSGKELYIFHSVLSLFGRDIENNIVILFTHSDGRHPRDALSAIKKAQIPCRRDGKKQAVHFLFNNQQKEKRDKQCESVLNSTWEMGDESMREILTLLEEKNRKSLQMTLDVLKERRRLEACVSNLKKRICEEELKTKELTGIQDAIKEHRDKIQKCENFQFTVRTSVKEKVSTDDEWWWSRNQTCCNVCEENCHKKCWEEPSSCEVMKKNHCTVCTGKCHYSEHVRENKKYVVKTKTITMTFHELKLEYERTGEKPKTIFDKKIYENISNEHERNKKESENKTEVEEKLVSDLEKIKNDKSNLLHEAYIIVVSLSEIALKADSAFTLQHLDFLIDRLKEEGKDEWMKYLKDLRKTGEEQKNKGALHHVMDFTGKNCNRFDNRVAAATAASIHHHRRKSMDEPPEIIAGVTRLKDEFIELYDKDHPQLQQCTERLCHIINKFENDCRFASEGSRLAGWGGIAGSAAIAAGLALAPFTGGAFFVAVVVFLLFAICIFISARSISVNCSSKKKRQMTGLRKGIESELKGFRDKISPMAEKMKDILERTETILGEQDATWIEDVTELTKQVSETMALISEVYGGFSFVFNMMSSENTRTLDDMDKLADTYIDAEIDESEMNTKAGKFIVKMRNLIDQLQNIVNELEKTKDKLAVY